The region CGATTTGTCCTGGACCTCCATCTGCTTCGAAACCTCGGACTGCCCGTGGCGCGCGAACAGTTGGTCGTAGATATTTTTCTGGTTGTTTCTCTCCAGTTCCAGCTTGTCGAGTTCAGCCCGTGCCGCGGGGATATTTCTGAGCAGCGCCTGATTCGAAGCGATATTGCGGCGCAGCCCATCCTCCGATGCCCTGATGGCCGCTATCTCCGAATCGACTTTTGCCAGTTCGTTGGAATCGAACGTCTGCCCGCCGCCCGCAGCCTTCATCTGCTCCTTGATGGACTCGATTTCGCCTTTTACCGTGAGTACCTCCGGGTAGCTATCGGTATATTGGGCCTGAAGTTCGTGCAACTGTTTCTGCAGCGCCAGCAGTTTGGAGCGCAGCGGGTCGCTGGTCGTCTTCGTCACATGGCGCATCCCCTCCAACTGCCGGCGTCTCAGTTCCAGGTCGATGAGTTTTTGCTGTGAAGCGTTGATATCCTGGTACAGTTTCCCCTCGTCGATGGAGATGGCCGTTCCCTTATCACGCTTATAGGCGTTCACCTCATCTTGCGCCTTGTCCAGTTTCGCCTTGAACGTGGAGATCTGCTCGGAAAGGAACTTGGTGGCATCATAAGATTCGCCGCGTTTTGACGACGTATTTTCTTCTATATAGAGGCGGACCAGTGTGTTGACAAAATCCTGGGCAATTTTCGGATTGCTGTCCTTGTACGAGATTATGAACAGGTTCTTGTCTTTTACCTGGACATCGATATTCTTCTGGATTCTTTTCACCAGTTCTTCGCTGTCGGCGCCGCTCTTTGCCGCCAGGTTCATATCGGTGCTGTCGGCGACCTTGGCAAGCAACGTACGGCTGGTTATTGCATAGGTAAGCACCTTTATCGTGTCTTCCATGGACGGTGTAACCGTAAGCCCCTTGACGAGCTCACTTATGACGTTTTTTTCAATGAAAACGGTACTCTTTGCCTCAAACTTCTTGGGAAGCACAAAGCTTACAATCGTCACTGCCGTCATAATCAACAGCGCCAGCACCACAAACAATTCTTTACGCCTGTTCAGAATTTGCAGGAATTTTTTATAATCAAGTTCCGAAGACTGCATATGCACCTCACGAGCAAAGTTTTACGCGTACCGGCCGCCCATCAAAAAAGGCTTTCCTTGACAAGGACGTAATCACCCGCCTCCAATACCAGATTCTGGGACAGATCCCCCTGTTTGAAAAGCTTTTTGGCCTTGACTTCCAGGGATCGCTCTTGTTGCCCGACCTTTCTTCTGATGACGATATCATCCTGATCCGCAAATTTCGTGAATCCTCCCGCTTCGAGTATCGCCTCCATGACCCTCATGCCTTCCCGGTATTCGATGGCCTTGGGCGTATTGACGGCGCCGAGGATGTAGACATTCTTGTCCAAGAGGAGCGGGATGAAGAGCGAATCCCCGGATTCGAGCAGGATGTCGTTCTCCGACTCCCCCTTGATGAACAGCCGGTAGAAATCCTCTTTCACCCTTTTCCCGTTCCGCAGCAAATATGCTCTCCTCAGATCGGCCGTCTTGACCTCGCCAAGCGTGCATAGCAACTGCAGGAGCGTCGTCCGCCTCTGGAGGTCATAGACCCCCGACTTGATTCCGCCGCCGTAAATATACACCTTGCTGTTGGTGATATCCTTCACGGTAACCGTGACAATCGGGTTCTTCACCAGTTCCTTGAGGCGCGTCCCCAGGGCCACCTGCAAACCCGTGGGGGTAGTGCCGCTGGCGGCCACGTCCCCCAGGCCCGGAACGGTAATCTTGCCGTCAGGGCGCACCTTCACGGAAAACGTCAGCTCCTTCACTCCCCAGACGGCAATATCCAGGCCATCGCCTTCACCGATCACATAGTCTGCCGCGCCGGCCGCCAAGGGAAACAGTAACACCATACCGAGACCTACCAACAGCCGCTTCATTTTCATACATTCCTCACAATACCGGGATAGTTGCAGGAGCGCTACTGCCCACCGCGGCCGAAAAGCACCACCTTGATGGTTTCGAAAAAGATCAGCGTATCCAGGAACGGGCTGAGATTTTTGATATAGAACAGGTCGTAGCGCAATTTCTCGATGGCGTCCTCCACCGACGAACCATACGGATAGCGCACCTGCGCCCATCCGGTCAGGCCCGGCTTGATGAAGTGCCGCTTCGAATAGTACGGGATGACCTGTTTCAGTTTTTCGACAAATTCAGGCCGCTCCGGACGCGGTCCCACAAAACTCATGTCCCCCTTCAGCACGTTGTAGAGCTGGGGGATTTCATCGATGCGCGATTTCCTGAACAGCCCCCCAAGCTTGGTCACGCGGGGATCGTTTTTGGCGGCCCAGATGGCGCCGGACTTCGCCTCCGCATCCTGGCGCATGGTTCTGAACTTGTACAGGTGGAACATCTTCTCCTTGTTGCCGACACGCACCTGCTTGAAAAACACCGGGCCCGGAGAATCCAGCTTGATGGCCAGGGCGATCAAGGGGAAAAAGGGGAGCGTCAGGAACAGGCCTATCAACGACAGGACGATATCGATGTAACGTTTGCAGAGGCTGAAATAGATCGGCCGGCGAAAGCCGCTGGAGAAAATGATCCAACTGGGAGTGATGTGCTCCAACATAAGCTTGCCATGGATGAGTTCATAGAACGACGGGGCATCCATCACCTCAAAACCGTTCAATTTACAGCGCAACACGTCCCTGAGCGGAAAAACGCCCCTTCTCTCCGACAACGCAACGACGATTATGTCGGCTTGCGCCTGACGTGTGGCGGCCATCAGATCGTCGGCGTTGCCAACGATCTGGTCGTGGGGAACGACAATACCCTCCCCCTGTCTGTCATTGTCGCTGGCGCCATTGCAGTTGCATAACGCGTATCCCGCCAAGGTATAATTGCGGTTGTGGGCCGAACAGAACTCTCCCACCTGGCTGGCCAGCGGGCCGGTCCCCAGCACCAGAACGCGCCGGGAAAATCGTGGGTTGTGGCGGCCGACCAGATAAAAGACCACATGCCAGATAAACTGCAGGAGAGCAAAAGCGGCAATCGAGATTACCAGCACGCCGCGCCCGAGCATAATGGCCGGGTCGATGTAATAGACGATGGAAAGCAGGAAGAATGAAGTTGCCGCACCAAGCAGCGTATTGATGATGATCTCGCGTTTTCGGGTGTTTCTGTCGAAATCATAGGTATCCATCAGGTGCGAGGCAAACAGGATGGCCAGAACAAAAACAAATGCAGTATAAAATGTCGAGGTCGCAAACAATTTACCGGCGACTTCCTGATAGCCGAGTCGTGCCACGGCTGCCGAATAGAGCGACAGCAGAGCCAGCACGACATCGACCAGTATGAGGATAAGCCAGCGCAAACTCATTGAGACCTCATCTTCTCAGTTCAGACAACACGGTTTTAGCGGCAGCGGCATCGGCAAAGTCGCCAAGCGTAAGAGCTTTTTGCAATGTTCGCACCGCATTTGCCTTATCTCCGGATTCCTTGTAGGCAAGCGCCAGGTGATAATTGATCGTCGGGTTGTTCTGGAGATTGACGGCCTTTTCCAAAACCTTCTTCGCATCGCCTACACGGCGGTTCTTCAGCAGGGCATAACCAAGCGTGTCCAGAACTCCCGCATTCCCGGGTTCAAGCTTATAGGCCATGATAGCCAGGCGCAGGGCTTCTTCCTTATTGCCATGACCGTCTGCACTGAGATAGGCCAGATTGTTCAAGGCCGGTACATAGGTATTTGATTTCTCCAGGCAGAGCCGGTATTTTTCGGCGGCTTCCTTCTTTTTCCCCTTCTGGTCGAATATGGAGCCCTGCGCGTAAATGGCCGGTGCGAAGTCAGGTTTTTTACGCGCGGCGTCGACATACGCCGCCATCGCCTGATCATAATCTTTTTTAATTTCGAATAGTTTGCCCAAATAGAGGAGGGCATTCACATTATTGGCATCGACGTGCAAACCATTCTTCATTTCCCTGATCGCGCTGTTGTAATCCTTCTGGCTTTCGTAAACGGAACCGAGCAACATATAGCCGCGCGCCGAATTCGGATACTTGGTGATGACCTTGCGCGCCTGCTCTACCGCCTTGGCGGTATCCTTCATGGTTGCATAGGTATTAACCTTCAGGACAATGCCCGCCTCAGGGTTCAGGGCCTCCACGTCATCGAAAATCTTGATGGCGTCCTTGTATTTCTTATCGGCGACCAGAATGCGCCCCTTCATCTCAAGGGCAGGGACATCCCGCGGATTTATCTTGATCGCTTCATCCAGCACATTTATCGCCTTGCCGGTTTCCTTCCGTTTCAGATAATGGCTCGCCTGCGCCAAAAATGCCGCCGGGATATTGGCATCTTTCGCCTTCTGGTAATAGGCAAGGGCTGAACGGTCGTCGCCCTTTATCTCGTAGAGAGCGGCCAGGCCGAGCATTGCCTGAGCGTTATGCGGATCATTGCGGTGCAGGGTGCCGTACTCGGCAATGGCTTGGTCGTAATTACCGGTAGCGGCATAATACGTAGCCAGACTCTGGTAGGATGCGGGCAGCAGAGGGTCGATTTCTTTTGCCTTTTGCAGGTTTTTGAGGCCTTCGGCCTGCTTGTTTTCGGAGAAAGAGAGTGCCGCCAGGGCGTTATACAACACGGCATCGCCCTTCTTTCCCGTCAGGCCGGCCCTGAGAACGGACAGCGCCTTGGCATTGTTTCCCTTGCGCATATGGTAGGAGGCGAGCAGCAGGCGGCTGTTCAGAGAGTCGGGAGCCATCTTGACGGCCGCTGCAAGCTCCATTTCTCCCTCTGAATTTTTCCCGCGGCTGAAATAGTAATACCCCTTTTTCTGATAGGCATCCACCATCTTGGGATCGGCTTTTGTCGCCCGGTTCAACTCCTGCATGCCCTCTTCGAACATCCCCTTTGCCATGTAGGCGTTGCCGAGCATATTGTGGGCGACCGCATCCCTGTCATCCTGTTGCAGCACTTTATTGATCTCGGCAATCGCATCGTCAGTCCGCTTCTGGGTCAGAAGGATCGCCCCGGTCATGAGCCGGGCCTGCCGTGAAGTGGGCACCACGTCGAGGATCTTGCGGAATTGGCTCAATGCGCTTTCAAGCTCACCCAGATTATAGTTGCAGAGCCCGAGAAAGTAATATGCCTCCAAGGTCGGCGCAATCTTTATGGAGTTCTGGAGTTGGGCGGCGGCCTCCGCATACTTCTTGCGCTGGTAGCTCACCAGACCCTTCAGGCGATAGCCATCGGCTCTTTTGGGGAACTCTTTGATCAACTCGTCCGAGGCTTTGTCGGCCTTGTCGAACTCCCCCTTTTCAATGCGGATCAGCCCCGACTTGTAAGCGGCGAGTGTCTCGGAATGGCTGATTGCAAGAATTTTCTGATAAATCTCCAATGCCTTGTCGGCGTTTCCCGCACTCTTTTCCAGGGCGGCAAGCATGTAATAGGCACGGGGGTTTTTCGGGTCGGCGGCAACGAT is a window of Geobacter sp. FeAm09 DNA encoding:
- a CDS encoding XrtA system polysaccharide chain length determinant, which codes for MQSSELDYKKFLQILNRRKELFVVLALLIMTAVTIVSFVLPKKFEAKSTVFIEKNVISELVKGLTVTPSMEDTIKVLTYAITSRTLLAKVADSTDMNLAAKSGADSEELVKRIQKNIDVQVKDKNLFIISYKDSNPKIAQDFVNTLVRLYIEENTSSKRGESYDATKFLSEQISTFKAKLDKAQDEVNAYKRDKGTAISIDEGKLYQDINASQQKLIDLELRRRQLEGMRHVTKTTSDPLRSKLLALQKQLHELQAQYTDSYPEVLTVKGEIESIKEQMKAAGGGQTFDSNELAKVDSEIAAIRASEDGLRRNIASNQALLRNIPAARAELDKLELERNNQKNIYDQLFARHGQSEVSKQMEVQDKSTTFRIVDPATLPTAPISPNRLAIMMMGIIGGLAGSFGILLLLEQMDTSVKDARSVKGFGVPILAIIPHMLDPQEVALQHKRAKRLFTLGGVYFLFLLCFPVMELLGLNYVDTMMSYISPASIVQDVKGHLR
- a CDS encoding XrtA/PEP-CTERM system exopolysaccharide export protein, coding for MKMKRLLVGLGMVLLFPLAAGAADYVIGEGDGLDIAVWGVKELTFSVKVRPDGKITVPGLGDVAASGTTPTGLQVALGTRLKELVKNPIVTVTVKDITNSKVYIYGGGIKSGVYDLQRRTTLLQLLCTLGEVKTADLRRAYLLRNGKRVKEDFYRLFIKGESENDILLESGDSLFIPLLLDKNVYILGAVNTPKAIEYREGMRVMEAILEAGGFTKFADQDDIVIRRKVGQQERSLEVKAKKLFKQGDLSQNLVLEAGDYVLVKESLF
- a CDS encoding TIGR03013 family XrtA/PEP-CTERM system glycosyltransferase, with the translated sequence MSLRWLILILVDVVLALLSLYSAAVARLGYQEVAGKLFATSTFYTAFVFVLAILFASHLMDTYDFDRNTRKREIIINTLLGAATSFFLLSIVYYIDPAIMLGRGVLVISIAAFALLQFIWHVVFYLVGRHNPRFSRRVLVLGTGPLASQVGEFCSAHNRNYTLAGYALCNCNGASDNDRQGEGIVVPHDQIVGNADDLMAATRQAQADIIVVALSERRGVFPLRDVLRCKLNGFEVMDAPSFYELIHGKLMLEHITPSWIIFSSGFRRPIYFSLCKRYIDIVLSLIGLFLTLPFFPLIALAIKLDSPGPVFFKQVRVGNKEKMFHLYKFRTMRQDAEAKSGAIWAAKNDPRVTKLGGLFRKSRIDEIPQLYNVLKGDMSFVGPRPERPEFVEKLKQVIPYYSKRHFIKPGLTGWAQVRYPYGSSVEDAIEKLRYDLFYIKNLSPFLDTLIFFETIKVVLFGRGGQ
- the prsT gene encoding XrtA/PEP-CTERM system TPR-repeat protein PrsT; the protein is MALILLACSACGSKSKEELFSEGLKQLNSSNPSAALVLFKSALEKDENYSDARFQLAKAYAALGKREQAEKEFTKVLKQNPSRDDVVLELAKLMIASKKPDEAFKLAGQYLGKHPGNAEGLETLGIACAVNKKYDDAESYLLQALKADPQRSRTKLELAALYVSAGKEQKAKGLLDEIVAADPKNPRAYYMLAALEKSAGNADKALEIYQKILAISHSETLAAYKSGLIRIEKGEFDKADKASDELIKEFPKRADGYRLKGLVSYQRKKYAEAAAQLQNSIKIAPTLEAYYFLGLCNYNLGELESALSQFRKILDVVPTSRQARLMTGAILLTQKRTDDAIAEINKVLQQDDRDAVAHNMLGNAYMAKGMFEEGMQELNRATKADPKMVDAYQKKGYYYFSRGKNSEGEMELAAAVKMAPDSLNSRLLLASYHMRKGNNAKALSVLRAGLTGKKGDAVLYNALAALSFSENKQAEGLKNLQKAKEIDPLLPASYQSLATYYAATGNYDQAIAEYGTLHRNDPHNAQAMLGLAALYEIKGDDRSALAYYQKAKDANIPAAFLAQASHYLKRKETGKAINVLDEAIKINPRDVPALEMKGRILVADKKYKDAIKIFDDVEALNPEAGIVLKVNTYATMKDTAKAVEQARKVITKYPNSARGYMLLGSVYESQKDYNSAIREMKNGLHVDANNVNALLYLGKLFEIKKDYDQAMAAYVDAARKKPDFAPAIYAQGSIFDQKGKKKEAAEKYRLCLEKSNTYVPALNNLAYLSADGHGNKEEALRLAIMAYKLEPGNAGVLDTLGYALLKNRRVGDAKKVLEKAVNLQNNPTINYHLALAYKESGDKANAVRTLQKALTLGDFADAAAAKTVLSELRR